One window of Bacillus alkalicellulosilyticus genomic DNA carries:
- the xylA gene encoding xylose isomerase: MSYFQNVGPIKYEGPKSNNPFAFKYYNPEDQINGQSMEDFLRFAVSYWHTFTGEGTDPFGQSTMVRPYNTFSGMDLAKARVEASFEFFQKMDVPYFCFHDFDVAPETDNLSETLKNIDVIVAQIKENLKTSKTKLLWNTANMFSHPRWLNGAATSPNADVYAYAAAKVKKGLEVAVELGSENYVFWGGREGYETLLNTDMKLELDNLARFFHMAIDYAKEIGFTGQFLIEPKPKEPTKHQYDFDVATGIGFLKTYGLDKHFKFNIEANHATLAGHTFEHELQVARINGMLGSVDANQGDTLLGWDTDEFPTDLYSTTLAMYEIIKNGGLGSGGLNFDAKVRRGSFDPEDLFLAHIAGMDSFAIGTKVAQRLLEDGVLENFIADRYESYRSGIGLEIVEGKTDFKKLEQYALGLTEIKNKSGRQENLKAILNKYLLEAYNQ; encoded by the coding sequence ATGAGCTACTTTCAAAATGTAGGTCCTATCAAATATGAAGGTCCTAAATCAAACAACCCATTTGCATTTAAATACTACAATCCAGAAGACCAAATCAATGGTCAATCAATGGAAGACTTTCTTCGCTTTGCCGTATCTTACTGGCACACATTTACTGGTGAAGGAACTGACCCATTTGGTCAAAGCACAATGGTACGTCCTTACAACACATTCTCAGGCATGGATTTAGCAAAAGCTCGTGTAGAAGCATCTTTTGAGTTTTTCCAAAAAATGGACGTTCCTTACTTCTGTTTCCATGACTTCGATGTGGCTCCTGAAACGGACAACTTAAGTGAAACACTTAAAAACATCGATGTAATTGTTGCTCAAATTAAAGAAAACTTAAAAACAAGCAAAACAAAATTACTTTGGAATACAGCAAATATGTTCTCACACCCTCGTTGGTTAAATGGTGCTGCTACGTCTCCTAATGCTGACGTTTATGCATATGCTGCTGCGAAAGTAAAAAAAGGTCTTGAAGTTGCTGTAGAACTAGGTTCAGAAAACTATGTATTCTGGGGTGGACGTGAAGGGTACGAAACGTTACTTAACACTGACATGAAGCTTGAACTTGATAACCTAGCTCGTTTCTTCCATATGGCTATCGACTATGCTAAGGAAATCGGATTCACTGGTCAATTCTTAATTGAACCAAAACCAAAAGAGCCAACAAAACATCAATATGATTTTGATGTAGCTACTGGAATTGGTTTCTTAAAAACTTATGGTTTGGACAAACACTTCAAATTTAACATCGAAGCTAACCATGCAACACTAGCTGGTCATACGTTTGAACATGAGCTTCAAGTAGCTCGTATTAACGGAATGTTAGGTTCAGTTGATGCAAACCAAGGAGATACATTACTTGGATGGGATACAGATGAATTCCCAACGGACCTTTATTCTACAACATTAGCAATGTATGAAATCATTAAAAATGGTGGATTAGGATCTGGTGGATTAAACTTTGACGCAAAAGTAAGACGTGGATCATTTGACCCAGAAGATTTATTCTTAGCTCACATCGCTGGAATGGACAGCTTTGCTATCGGTACTAAAGTTGCTCAACGTTTACTTGAAGATGGAGTACTTGAGAACTTTATTGCTGACCGTTATGAAAGCTACAGAAGTGGTATTGGTCTTGAAATTGTTGAAGGAAAAACAGATTTCAAAAAGCTTGAGCAATATGCTTTAGGCTTAACTGAAATCAAAAACAAATCAGGTCGCCAAGAAAACTTAAAAGCGATTTTAAACAAGTATTTATTAGAAGCTTACAATCAATAA
- the xylB gene encoding xylulokinase produces the protein MKHVIGVDLGTSAVKVVLVNQQGQIVNEVSKPYPLIQEKSGYSEQDPNEWVTQTTAALKELVSTFNGDVASIDGLSFSGQMHGLVLLDNNNEVLRNAILWNDTRTTEQCQQIYNLVGEEKLLQITKNPALEGFTLPKLLWVKQYEPETFAKASVFMLPKDYLRYKMTGQIHSEYSDAAGTLLLNVAEKSWSEEMCELTGIPANICPPLVESHGNVGTITAQFASETGLAESTKVFAGGADNACGAIGSGILSKGKTLCSIGTSGVVLSYEEEKDRDFGGKVHYFNHGEENTFYTMGVTLAAGYSLSWFKDVFAKEEAFETLLQGLENVPVGANGLLFTPYVVGERTPHADATIRASFIGMDASHERIDFARAVIEGITFSLQESIDIFRQSGKTIDTIISIGGGAKNETWLQIQADVFNAKIVKLQSEQGPAIGAAILAAYGSGWASSLQECADAFLIEDIVYEPIPENVEKYATLFNLYKQVYSQTKELNEGLKSFRKN, from the coding sequence ATGAAACATGTAATTGGTGTAGACCTTGGCACAAGTGCTGTTAAGGTTGTGTTAGTAAATCAACAAGGACAAATAGTAAATGAAGTTTCAAAACCATATCCATTAATTCAAGAAAAATCAGGATATAGTGAACAAGACCCAAACGAGTGGGTAACGCAAACAACTGCTGCTCTTAAAGAGCTTGTCTCTACGTTTAATGGTGATGTGGCATCGATTGATGGACTTAGTTTTTCAGGTCAAATGCATGGTTTAGTGTTACTTGATAATAACAATGAAGTATTACGAAATGCAATTTTATGGAATGACACAAGAACAACTGAACAATGCCAACAAATTTATAATTTAGTAGGCGAAGAAAAACTGTTACAAATTACGAAAAATCCAGCTTTAGAAGGATTTACGTTACCTAAGCTTTTATGGGTGAAACAGTATGAGCCTGAAACATTTGCAAAAGCTTCTGTCTTCATGCTTCCAAAAGACTACTTACGTTATAAAATGACTGGACAAATTCATAGTGAATATTCTGATGCGGCCGGTACACTTTTACTTAATGTAGCAGAGAAGTCTTGGAGTGAAGAAATGTGCGAACTAACAGGTATTCCAGCTAACATTTGTCCTCCTTTAGTGGAGTCACATGGAAATGTTGGAACCATTACAGCTCAGTTTGCAAGTGAAACGGGTCTAGCAGAATCAACAAAAGTATTCGCTGGTGGAGCAGATAATGCGTGTGGTGCGATCGGATCTGGAATTCTTTCTAAAGGAAAAACTCTTTGTAGTATTGGTACGTCAGGAGTTGTTCTTTCTTATGAGGAAGAAAAAGACCGTGATTTTGGTGGAAAGGTTCACTATTTTAACCATGGTGAAGAAAATACATTCTATACGATGGGTGTTACTCTTGCAGCTGGCTATAGCTTAAGCTGGTTTAAAGATGTGTTTGCAAAAGAAGAAGCTTTCGAAACATTACTTCAAGGATTAGAAAATGTTCCAGTCGGAGCAAATGGTCTTTTGTTTACACCGTATGTAGTCGGTGAAAGAACACCACATGCGGATGCAACGATTCGAGCAAGCTTTATTGGTATGGACGCATCTCATGAGCGTATTGACTTTGCTCGTGCCGTCATTGAAGGAATTACATTCTCTCTCCAAGAATCAATTGATATTTTCAGACAAAGTGGCAAAACGATTGATACGATTATTTCTATTGGTGGGGGAGCCAAAAATGAAACGTGGCTTCAGATCCAAGCGGATGTCTTCAACGCAAAAATCGTGAAACTTCAAAGTGAGCAAGGGCCAGCAATTGGTGCAGCAATTCTTGCGGCTTATGGAAGCGGATGGGCGTCTTCACTTCAAGAGTGCGCAGATGCATTCTTAATTGAAGATATTGTGTATGAACCAATTCCAGAAAACGTTGAAAAATACGCAACCCTATTTAACTTATACAAACAAGTATATAGTCAAACAAAAGAGTTGAATGAAGGACTTAAATCATTCCGTAAAAATTAA